In one Plasmodium falciparum 3D7 genome assembly, chromosome: 14 genomic region, the following are encoded:
- a CDS encoding signal peptide peptidase: MNLLKLIGKNKKMKNENMGNSIFYYSCYVIIVLTIILSKFVVIPLMAQMFLYTFITIYIGSHDSLKQLEIDDKTKKSDNITAYDAMMFPVIGSAALLTLYFAYKFLDPFYVNLLLTLYLTLAGVFSLQGVFTTILEPVFPNFFKKDEYVKTFKLPNFIYKEPIVFNTNKGEIVCLILSFAIGLRWIFYKDFITHNVLAVSFCFQAISLVILSNFLIGFLLLSGLFVYDIFWVFGNDVMVTVAKSFEAPVKLLFPVSSDPVHYSMLGLGDIIIPGILMSLCLRFDYYLFKNNIHKGNLKKMFNDISIHESFKKYYFYTIIIFYELGLVVTYCMLFYFEHPQPALLYLVPACILAILACSICKREFKLMIKYQEITDKSNTVDDASKNKKKDKEEIPKIQETPVSNAKKRITNK, translated from the exons atgaatttattaaaattaattggaaaaaataagaaaatgaagaatgaaaatatgggtaattccatattttattattcctgttatgttattatag ttCTTACTATAATATTGTCTAAGTTTGTTGTAATCCCTTTGATGGCTCAAATGTTTTTGTACACATtcattacaatatatattggAAGTCATGATAGTTTGAAACAATTAGAa ATTGATGATAAAACCAAAAAGTCAGACAACATAACAGCCTATGATGCTATGATGTTTCCAGTAATTGGATCTGCAGCTTTGCTTACttt aTATTTCGCATATAAGTTCTTAGATCCGTTTTATGTGAATTTATTATTGACTCTTTACCTAACCTTGGCGGGTGTATTTTCCTTACAGGGTGTATTTACAACAATCTtg GAACCTGTTTTtccaaatttttttaaaaaagatgaatatGTCAAAACATTCAAATTaccaaattttatatataaag AACCTATTGTATTCAATACTAATAAAGGAGAAATAGTTTGCTTAATACTCAGCTTTGCTATAGGATTGCGTTGGATATTTTATAAAGACTTCATTACACATAACGTTTTGGCagtttctttttgttttcaa GCCATATCTTTGGTAATTCTTAGCAACTTTTTAATAGGattcttattatta TCTGGTTTGTTTGTATATGATATTTTCTGGGTTTTTGGAAACGATGTTATGGTTACAGTAGCTAAG TCTTTTGAAGCTCCAGTAAAATTGTTATTCCCAGTTTCGAGTGATCCAGTACATTACAGTATGCTTGGTTTAGGAGATATTATTATACCAGGAATATTGATGTCTTTATGTTTACgttttgattattatttatttaagaaTAACATACATAAAGGAAACTTAAAGAAAATGTTTAATGATATATCTATACATGAATCTTtcaagaaatattatttttataccattataatattttacgaATTAGGTTTAGTTGTTACATATTGTATGCTCTTTTATTTTGAACATCCTCAACCAGCTCTTCTTTATTTGGTACCTGCATGTATACTTGCCATATTAGCTTGTTCCATATGCAAAAGAGAATTTAaattaatgataaaatatcaaGAAATTACAGACAAATCCAATACTGTAGATGATGCaagtaagaataaaaaaaaagataaggAAGAAATCCCCAAAATTCAAGAGACCCCAGTGTCAAatgcaaaaaaaagaattaccAATAAATGA